DNA sequence from the Candidatus Zixiibacteriota bacterium genome:
ATAGCATTTAGAAAGGTTCCATCCCCTCGGTTTCTCAATATTGAAACATTATGCGAATCAAGATTTGCCACAGCCAAATCGATGTCACTATCACCGTCAAGATCAGCAGCGAAGACAGACTGTGGATTGTCGCCCGCACCGTAATTGACCAAATTTTGAAAAGTTCCGTCACCGTTATTCCTCAGTATAGAAACACTGTCGGAACCAGAATTCGCTAATGCCAAATCACAGTCGCTGTCGCCGTCTAGGTCAACAGCGAATACTGATGCCGGGCCATCTCCAACACTATAGTCAATGGCAGTTTGAAACGATCCGTCGCCGTTGTTCTTAAGGATGGAAACATTGTCAGAATTGAGATTTGCCACAGCCAAATCGACGTCGCCATCACCATCAAGATCAGCAATATAGACGGAGTGCGGATAGTCTCCGACCTGATAGTCAATTCGAGTTTCAAAAAGAGGGTCGAAGGCGTAACCCTTCGTGGGCACGAAAGCAGAAACGCAAATTGCAAAGATCAATGCTGCTTTTGACATAGCTACTCCTCAACAATTCCCGGATTACCGCCCGCGACATATAGCCGAGGCAGCTTTAAATTCGAATGAAGTCACTTTTGTTCGGATTATAAGCGACTTCGGTTTTCTAAATCGGCCTTCCAACATCACCAATGTTGTTAAGTCAGAACAATCATAAGCCTATGCTCAAAACCCAATCTAATATAATGAGACGTCCCTGTCTGTCAACATTAATCCCTTGGTGCCCCACCCCTTGGGGTGGGATTTTATAAACAGATTCCGTACTATATACTATCCCACCGCAAGCGGTGGGGCACCCTCAAATGAACAGGCCAAAATCCCTCCTTGGTCGCTGTGGCGACTTGAGTCCAGGCAAATTCGGGTGTCGCAACCTCTGCCCGTTCCATCAGGTCCTGTTCCGCCGTCAGGCGGGGTGTGACCTGACGGACGCTTTGCCGTCATGCAGTCCCTTTCAATTTCTCTCTTACCCCCACACATTTTCACTAATAAATCGCTGCTAAATGTCCCAGAGGTACATATAGAGAAACAAAACTCTCCAAAACGCTCAAAATGACTCCCATAAGAATTAAGCTGGAAAAGAAGAGAAATTCGCCCGAATTAAAACGAATACGAACCTATTACCTGTTGCCCCGCAACCACTTGACTTTTTTAACGGGCATCGCTGCCGACCCCGTTATCTCTGCTCTAATCTCAACTTCACCCCCGGCTCATTCGACAGAAAATGAAAATGTATATGCGGTATTATCTGCCCCGATTTAGGACCATTGTTCAACTGCAGACGGTAATTATCCTCGATGCCGAGTTCGGCCGCCATCGCCCGGATTCTGACAAATAACTTCAGCAAAAGGTCATCCGGTATATCCTGCAAATCAGGATAATGCGCCTTGGGGAGAACCAGAAGATGTATCTCCGCTTTGGGAAGAATATCGGCAAAGACTATTATCTCCTCATCCTCAAAATAGACCTTTGCCGGTTTCTGGCGATTGACGATTTGACAGAAAATACAATTCATCGCCGCCAAATGTACATATCGCGCCATAAAATGCAAGGCAAATGAGAAAACCGCTCTTTGACCCGTCTCCTTCACTCCAGAAATCTCCGATTTTGACGATAATCGGTATCATAAGTATGAACTTCAACTTAGTAATACCATGATTGCAATCGTAGGACTTGCCGTTGTCTTCCTGTCGGTGCTCGGCGGGTATGTAATGGAACATGGCCAGCTGCTGGTATTGGTCCAGCCGGCCGAATTTGTCATAATCGGCGGCGCCGCCATTGGCACCCTGCTTGTCAGCGTTCCTTTCCGAGTGCTGAAAGAGACTTTCCGACAACTTGGCAAAATCCTTGGCAAAGGTCCCACCAAGAAAAACTACCTCGACCTTTTAACGATGATGTATGAACTGTTTAATGTCGCTCGCAAGGACGGCCTGGTCGGGCTGGAAGGGCATATTGAGAACCCGGAGAAAAGTTCGGTCCTTTCCAAATACCCGGAGATTATTAAGAAAAAGCAGACCCTCAATTTTCTGGTCGATACTATTCGGCTGATTATCATGGGCGGAGTGCCCGACCATGACCTGGAGGCGATGATGGATGAGGACCTCGAGACTCTGCATCATGAGAATCTGCAGCCGTCAGTTTCCTTAGCGCGGGTCGGCGATGCCCTGCCAGGACTCGGTATTGTCGCCGCCGTTCTCGGCGTTGTTATAACGATGGGGGCGATTGATGGTCCGCCGGCTGAAATCGGCCATAAAGTCGGCGCCGCCCTGGTCGGAACTT
Encoded proteins:
- a CDS encoding VCBS repeat-containing protein translates to MSKAALIFAICVSAFVPTKGYAFDPLFETRIDYQVGDYPHSVYIADLDGDGDVDLAVANLNSDNVSILKNNGDGSFQTAIDYSVGDGPASVFAVDLDGDSDCDLALANSGSDSVSILRNNGDGTFQNLVNYGAGDNPQSVFAADLDGDSDIDLAVANLDSHNVSILRNRGDGTFLNAIDYSSGNGPLSVSGADLDHDGDFDLAVTNYLSDNVAILKNNGNGTFQNAVSFSVGDGPRSVVPADLDFDGDIDLAVTNSSSDNVSILKNNGAGS
- a CDS encoding HIT domain-containing protein, which codes for MARYVHLAAMNCIFCQIVNRQKPAKVYFEDEEIIVFADILPKAEIHLLVLPKAHYPDLQDIPDDLLLKLFVRIRAMAAELGIEDNYRLQLNNGPKSGQIIPHIHFHFLSNEPGVKLRLEQR
- the motA gene encoding flagellar motor stator protein MotA → MIAIVGLAVVFLSVLGGYVMEHGQLLVLVQPAEFVIIGGAAIGTLLVSVPFRVLKETFRQLGKILGKGPTKKNYLDLLTMMYELFNVARKDGLVGLEGHIENPEKSSVLSKYPEIIKKKQTLNFLVDTIRLIIMGGVPDHDLEAMMDEDLETLHHENLQPSVSLARVGDALPGLGIVAAVLGVVITMGAIDGPPAEIGHKVGAALVGTFLGILLSYGMVQPLSANIQLMVESEAKYYTCLKQGLIAFHKGFAASIAVEFARRVINTDVRPSFSEVEEACRASKAAKVAVANG